The Paenibacillus sp. G2S3 region CATTCCTTGTCTTGACTTCAGAATCGAAAGTAGAATACCAATCCCTGTGCTATCAATGTATTTTAATTCTTTTAGATTAATAACTAAATCTAGTTTGGTATCTCCAACAAGTGGCTCCATCACTAGGCGGAAATCGGAAGCAACTGATAAATCAAGTTCACCGCTCAGGAAAACAGTGCATACATTCCCTTTGGTTTCTGTCTTAGCATGGAACTTGTTACTTTTATGCGTATTCATTAGACGATCTCTCCTGAACAAATATTTTCTATATTAATAACCTTAATAACATACCTTTGAATCAAATAACGTAAAAAAAACTGATTAGTAAATACTGGATTAAGCCTGGAAAATAGATATATCAGGTTCAACTATTATATTGTCGTTGCTAGAATACCGAGAAATAATTTGTTTTATACTACTCATCTTCAGCGGTTTGCTGATGTAATCATCCATTCCTGAGGCTTTACAGCGATTCTGAATCCCTTCCATGACATTCGCCGTCATTGCAATGATAACGGTCTTCTTAGCAGCTGGACCACCCTCTCGACGAATTTGAGCAGTCGCCTCCAAGCCATCCATCACTGGCATTTGCAGGTCCATAAAAATAAAATCATAAGGATTGTTAATCGCCATTTGCACAGCCTGTTGACCATCTTCAGCCATATCTGCCGCATAGCCCAGCTTATCTAGCAT contains the following coding sequences:
- a CDS encoding STAS domain-containing protein → MNTHKSNKFHAKTETKGNVCTVFLSGELDLSVASDFRLVMEPLVGDTKLDLVINLKELKYIDSTGIGILLSILKSRQGMDVKFMVEDVPPQIQKLFDMTGISKFFASQENSH